The region GATATTCCGGCCGAAACCATCCGCCATCTTGCCCGGCGGATGGCCGCTGGCCGGACCATGATCTCCATGAGCTGGTCTCTGAGCCGCCAGGCTTTTGGTGAACAGCCGCTCTGGGCCGGGGTTACACTTGCCGCCTTGCTGGGCCAGATCGGCCTGCCTGGTGGCGGGTTCGGTTTTGGTTATGCGGCCGTGCAGACAGTGGGAAATGGTATCGGCAATTACAGCATGACGGCTTTTCCGCAAGGCCGTAATGAGGTGGCTGGTTTCATTCCGGTGGCGCGTATCGCGGATATGCTGCTGAACCCCGGTGGCGCGTTTCAATATAACGGCCAGGATCTCACCTATCCTGATATTCGCCTGGTCTACTGGGCAGGCGGCAACCCTTTCCATCATCATCAGGATCTGAACAGACTGAGGAAAGCCTGGCAGAAGCCGGACACGATCATCGTCCATGAATGGTGCTGGAATGCGCTGGCCAAGCATGCGGATATCGTGCTGCCCTGCACCACTACCCTTGAGCGGCAGGATATCGCCATGTCGCCGCGGGATAACTATGTCATTTCCATGGAAAAGGCGATCGAGCCGGTGGGCGACGCCGCGGATGATTATGAAATCCTCGTGCGGTTAAGCCGCCACCTTAATATTGAAGACCGTTTCACCGAAGGCCGGTCCAGCGACGAATGGCAGCGGCATCTCTATGAGACAAGCCGGGAGCAGATGCGCGACGATGGATATGACCTTCCGGGATATGACGAATTCCGGAAAAGAGGCTGGTTCCAGATCGAGGCAAGGGACAACAGCACCATCCTTTTTGAAGAATTCCGCAAGGATCCGGTGAAAACCCCGCTCAATACGCCGAGCGGCCGGATCGAACTCTACTCCGCCACGATCGAAGGTTTCGGCTACGCGGATTGCCCGCCCCATGCAAGCTGGCTTGAGCCGGAAGAATGGATCGGCAGCAAAGCCAGGGCGTTTCCCCTTCATCTGATCTGCAATCAGCCGAAAACGAAACTTCATTCCCAGCTTGACCATGGCAGCATCAGCCGCAACGCGAAGATCAAGGGGCATGAGATAATGGTCATCCATCCCCATGACGCAGGGGCTCGCGGCATTGGTGATGGCGATATTGTCCGGGTCCATAATCACCGGGGTGCCTGCCTCTGCGGCGCGGTGCTTTCCGATAGTATAAAACCGGGAGTGATCCTTATTCCCACCGGCGCATGGTTTGACCCGGCCAATGATGAAGGCGGCGAGCTCAGCTGCAAGCATGGCAACCCGAATGTGCTGACACCAGACAGGGGCACGTCCCGCCTGGGGCAGGGCCCGGCGGCGCATTCCTGTCTTGTCGAGGTTGAGTGCTGGAGCGGGGGTGATGTTGCCGTCACGGCCTTTGAGCCGCCCGAAATCATCACCTCAAAAGGATCATCATAACCTTGAACGGCATGCGCGTGTCTCCGGCGGGGGTGCCGGGGCAGATGATGCGGGTGTGATCTGCAAGCCTCCACCTGAACGCGGCGCTGGCCCCGGGGTAAACGAACAGAAGGCAGCTGTTGAGACGGAATACAGGGCACCGTCACCGCCCGAATTATCGGGAAAGAGATAACTCTTCACACACAAATTGGACATTGAACAGATTAAGTGAACTTATCTTGAGGCGGTAAAACGCATTCTGATGCGACCAGTAGGAAATATCTTCATACGATGAGGATGTATTCCCAATCTTTGTGCCGTGATTGATTGCGGTTTCACATTTTGAGAAATCAACTTGAGACACGGAAGCGGTATCAGCAAAGGTCGCTTGCACGGGCATAAATATCAAAAATAGTATTAAAAATAACCTGGGCATAACCAACCATAAACAACAAAACGTTATTTATGATAGTAGAAAAATATTTTTAAGTACATAAAAAGATATTTAATTAAAATTTGCCTGTTTTGTTGACGGCCCGGGATATTTCGGGGAGGTCAGGACAGCACCCCGTCGATGACGTAGCGCAGAATGCGAATGATCTCATCAGGTGTTTCAACAACCGCGAGCGCGGCCGAGTCAACCTCCTTGAGCGCATGTTGATGCTCTGCCCCATGCATCACGATCAGTGATTTTCCGAGAGCAGACGCATATCCTGCATCAAACGCGGCGTTCCATTGCTTGTATTTCTCCCCGAATCGAACCACCACCAGATCCGCATCCGATATTGCCTTGCGCGTCCTGATGGCGTTGATTTTGGCGCCTTTGTGATCATGCCAGAATTTATTCGGCTCATCGCCAAGGATGGCAACGCCGCAATCATCGCTGGCGGCATGATCGGTGACAGGGGAGGTGAAACGAACATCCATGCCAGCACAGCCCGCGATGATCTGCTCGCGCCAATCGGTATGTATTTCGCCGGAAAGATAGATTTGAAGTGACATGGTTTACCTGTTGTTTTTTCTGGTTGCCCTGCAAAGAGCCGCAAAGGGTTAATCCGGCAATGATGATCATCATCCCGGGAGGTGAGGCGAGATGGCCCCCGGAATTCTAGGAACTCTCATCCGGTTTGGGTAGCGCGATGCAGAAATAGCGCACAAGATCGCTCGTGGTCAGATTGCTGAAACTGCCGTCATTTGAGTTGACGTTCATGATATAGGCGTCGCGATGGCATTTGCGTCCACTGTCATAGGTCACATCGGTCACCAGTTCAAAAGACTGATTGGTGATGCTGTCAAAATGCTTGACCACCATCTTCCATTCCCTTTCAAGCGAAAGGGCTGGCTGGCTGAAGGTCACGGCAGCCAGGCTTATCCAGAAAAGATTTTTCATTACAGTGCCTCCGTAAGAATATCGACTGTTCATATGTCTTTAAAAAGACATTCTATCATATCGAGATGGTTTTTTTAAGCATGCGCAGCTTTTCCCCGGTTTCCGGGCTTTTTCCGCCGCCTTGAGCCGGGCTGATGGAAGATAAGGTATTCTTTCTTGAACGTTGCTCCAATCACGCGTATGGGAGTTTTAAACCTGTTGAGTTTTCTTTATGCCCAAATTCAGTTTTAGGCAGGCAAAGCCTGATGATTTGAACGCACTCTGTGTGATTGAAGCTGCGAGTTTCTCGTCTGACCTTTTGTCAAAACAGTCAATCAGGCGGGCAATCAGGGCTAAAAGCCAGTGGCTCCGGGTGGCGGTATCGGCCGAAGACGTGCCGATAGGCTATGTGCTGATGCATTGCCGCAACAAGGCGGCTTCTGCCCGCGTTTATTCGATTGCTGTCCTTGATGCGTGGCAAGGCCAGGGTATCGCCTCATCCTTGTTGCGGGCGGCGATTTCCAGAACCCGGGAGCTCGGCCGCAAGCGCCTGACGCTTGAAGCAAGGCAGCAGAACGCAAGGCTTTTCAATCTCTATCTCAGGCACGGCTTTGCGCCAAGGTGCAGCCTTCCCGGGTATTATGAAGATGGTAGCGATGCGGTGCAGATGTCACTTGAGATACCGTCTCAACGCGGGGCTCTGCCGGAGGAGCGCGTGATCCGCGAGGCAACGCGATATCTGGTGGTGGTGCCGCGGCGTCAGGATTTGAAACTGCTGAAAGAACCGCTTGATAAAAGACGATCGTTTGCGCTGCTCACCGCGCAGCAATATCTGTCGCAGTCAACCGGCCAGGACAACATGCTCACGGTTATCAATCTCTGCCCGGGTGATGAATATCTCTCTTCCGGTTACTATGTCTCCCTGATCGCCGAGGCGAGGGACAGCAAACCGCTCCCCTCGATAGACACGTTGTCAAGTCTTGGAACAAAACGACTCTATGAGGATTATCTGGCGGAACTGAACCGGCTTCTTCCCGATGCCGAGGTGCTGGCTGAGCATTCGGGCCAGCATGGTGGCAAGCCGGTATCGCTGGAATTCTATTTCGGCAAAACCGATAAAGCCTGGGCCCGACGCCTTGCCAAGCGATGTTATCAGCTCTTCCCCGTGCCAATCCTGGAAGTGATGATTTCCCGTGAAGATACCGGGTGGAAAATCGATTATGTATGGCCGCTTTCGATCTCGGCCATCGACGATGCGGATCTCTTTCGTTTTATCGCCGCACTCAATGATTCCATCGGGTTTTCCGCGCCCACCCGGACAAGTGAGACAAGATCACATTTTGATCTCGCCATTCTTGTTGATCCGGATGAAGCCCTGCCGCCGTCTAATGCTCCGGCACTCGAAAAACTCATCAAAGCCGCACGCCGCCATGACATGCATGCCGAACTCATCACCAGATCAGATCTCAAGAGGCTTGACGCCTTTGATGCGTTATTTATCCGCGCTACCACATCGAAAGACAATTTCACCTATCAGTTTGCCCGCAAGGCATCGCGCGCAGGCATGCCGGTCATTGATGATCCCCGGTCAATCCTTCGGTGCTCAAACAAGGTATATCTGTCCGAAGCTCTTGTGCGGGCCGGCTTTTCAACGCCATCGACAAAACTGATCACCCGATCAACCCTGAAGGCCGTAGCCGAGGAGATCGAATTTCCCCAGGTGCTCAAGATACCTGACGGGTCTTTTTCTCGTGGCGTGGTGCGGGTGAAGGATCGTGAGGAATTTCTCGACAAGGCAAATCAGATGCTCAAAGACAGTTTTGTCATCATTGCCCAGGAATATCTGCCGACAGAATTTGACTGGCGCATCGGTGTGATCAATGGTGAGCCGCTTTTTGCCTGCAAATATTACATGGCCCGCGGCCATTGGCAGATATACAACCACATGGGAGGAAACAGGGTTGTTTCCGGCGGGTTCGAGACTGTTGCGATCGAACAAGTGCCGCCGTTTATCCTCGATGCTGCTGTCGGTACCAGCCTCGTCATCGGCAACGGTCTTTACGGTATTGACCTCAAGGAGATCGATCGGCGCGCCATTGTTATCGAAGTCAACGACAACCCGAATATCGATGCCGGTATCGAAGACAAGATCTATGGCCGCGCTGTCTATGACCAAATCATGCAGATATTTCACGCGCGCATTCTCACCTCAAAGGGCTTTCCCCTGTCAGAATAGATGGCAGCAGCATTTTCAATGCAATATAGCGTCTCAAAAATCAATTTGGAGCGTTTTTTCTATTACACACCTCTTGCACAGTTTTTGGTTGGCTTCCAGTCACTGGGATCTGAACCACGCGAATGCCGCGATGATTTTATCGTCAAAGTAGGTGATGGCGTGCCCAATGATCCGCTGAACTTGGTTATTGAAGTTAAGAGGTATCGGAACGAAGCAACGCTGGCAAAGGCGAACGCCATGAAGGCCTTTTGGGTGCCGGGGGTGAATAGTCAAAAAACTTTGGCCATTAGGCTTTGTTGAATTTCAGCTTAATGGAATTGAGGACAAGCCTCAGGCAAGCTGTGGACAGGCTGATGACCACATACGCCCAACAAATTGGGAATAGAGCAACCGCAGAATGAAGCCAGAGGCATAGAGGACGAGGAAATATGGTAACGACACCAAAATCCGTTGAAACCATCACCTAATAGGTCAAGGCCAGGAATCCGGGCAGACCGCTCGAAGGCTCTGTTACGAAGGTGAAACAGACAGTGTCTTTTCTGCCGGCCAACTCAACCACAAGCGCTCGCCCTCGGTGATGTCTGTGGGAATATCCTGATCGCGTGCGACAACCTTGATGCTGTTTCCATTGCACTGAAAAATGCAGGTTGCAATCGCACCCGCAAAGACCCGACGTTCCAATGTGGCTGAAAGTTTTGAGATTGCATCCGCTTTAGGTTCTGTCTTTGAGATTGTAATATTCTCGGGTCTCACGGCAAGAATGGTGCCCGAGGGCGACTTCTTTGGGATTTTTATGTCCACGCCCGCCCCGGAAATATTAGAAAGAATGTTCGCATCACCCAGAAATGCGGCAGTAAACATGTCTGAGGGATGATTGTATACCTCGCGCGGGTCTCCTTCCTGGATCAGCACTCCATCGCGAAGAATGCCAATGCGGTCAGACAGGGTCAGTGCTTCTTCTTGATCATGCGTGACAAAAATGGTGGTAATGCCGATCTCGCGCTGAATGCGCTTTAATTCAAACTGCATCTCAACCCGCAGGGACTTATCCAGTGCTGAAAGCGGCTCGTCCAATAACAGAACACGCGGGTTTGTCACAATGGCCCGTGCCAGCGCCACGCGTTGCTGTTGTCCTCCCGAGAGTTGATGCGGCTTGCGCTCGGCAAATTGGCCAAGCTGCACAAGATCAAGCGCGTCTGCGATGCGACGTCGTTCTTCGGCCACCCCCACCTTTCGCACGCGCAAGCCGAAGCCGATGTTATCTGCCACACTCATATTTGGAAAAAGTGCATAATTCTGGAACATCATGCCGATACCGCGCTTTTCAACCGGCATATTCTCAACCGATTCATCGCCAATATAGATGGACCCGCTATCGACGAAGATGAAGCCGGCAATTGCCCGCAGCAATGTAGTCTTGCCGCTACCGGACGGGCCAAGCAGGGCAAAGAAGCCGCCATCAGGAAAATTCACCGTGACATCATCAAGGGCTTTGCTTGGCCCGAAGGCCTTGGTGATATTCTTCACGGAAACATCGGCCATTATCTGTTGCCTCCAAAATTGGAAAATCGAGCGGCGATCAGCATTACCGCCATTGAGATGATGATGATGATCGTTGAGATTGCGTTGATTTCGGGCGTAAATCCTTTACGGATGGATGTATAGATCAGGACGGGCAGGGTGCTGTCTCCCGGAGCGGACAGGAAGTAGGACACAACGAACTGGTCAAAACTGACAGCAAAGGCAAAGAGGGCACCAGCAATTACACCTGACGAAATCCAGGGCAAAGTCACCCGGCGCGATATGGTCCAGGAATCCGCACCCATTGACCGTGCCGCTTCTTCGAGAGTGACATCAAAGGTTGCAAGACGTGCGGAGACCACCACGATCACATAGGGCAAAGCCAACGCCACGTGACCGATGATCACCGATAGTGTGCCGCGCCCAAGACCAACCCCAAAGAAGAAGATCAACATTGCGGTGCCAGTGATCAGCCAAGGTATGGCGATAGGTGGAAATAGCATCGCTTGCAGAAATTTTTTTCCACGAAATTCATATCTAAACATGGCGATAGATGCCGCTGTGCCGAGAATCGTGGCGATCACCGTAGTGATCACTGCAATAAAAACTGACCGGGTGGCGGCGTCAATAATCGCCTGATTGCCGGCCAGTTTTTCATACCATTTCAGGGAAAAATCAAAAGGCAGCTGGTAATATGGCGAATTGTTGAACGACATGAAGGCCATTACCACGATCGGGGCATATAAAAAGAATAGGATGAGAGCAAGCCACAGCCGACCCAAACGTGCCAGAAATACACTGCTCATCCCTGGGCCTTTCTCAAAATTGGGCTGGCCACAGCCAGAAACAGCAAAACCACAGCCAACAGGATGAAAGAGAGTGCCGCACCAAGGGGCCAGTTGAAAACCGCCACGAATTGATCCTCGATCACTGTGCCATAATAGGTGCCGACCCTGCCGCCCAGAATTCGCGGCTCCATGAACGATCCGACAACCGGAACAAAGATTAGCACGGCACCAGCCAGCAGACCCGGCAGTGAAAGCGGCAGAATAATACGCCAAAGGATCGTTAGCTTGCCGGCGCCCATGGCCCGGGCTGCATCGATCACATTGTCGTCAATGGCCTGAAGCGCGAGATATGAGGTCAGGATCACGTAAGGCAGGTAAGAATGCACGAGCCCAATGATGACAGCCGGGGTCGAGAACATCAGGTTCACGTCAATTTCAAAGGGCAGGATGGTATTCAACCCCAGTTCCAGCACCCCATTGCCTCGAAGCACGATTGCCCAGGAAAATATGCGGACCAGCGAATTGGACCAGAAGGGCAGGATAACCAGAAGGAAAAGCGCTTCGCGGGAACGGCCTCTGATGGTCTTGGCCAGCACATAGGAACAGGGGAAGCCAACACATATCGCAATAATTGTTACCATCAACCCAAGGCGAATTGATTTCCATAACAGCGATGCGTATGTCGACGTCTGGAAGAATGCCTGATAGTTCCTTGCCGTGAAGTGCCATTGTGCATCGCCAAAGGGTGCATCTGATAAAAAACTGAAAAACAGCATGGCCGACAGTGGCAAAAATACTGCCACTGTCAGCCACAGATAGGCAGGCGAAAGCAGTCCAAGAATATGAAACCGCTGTTGATTGGCAAGAATTGTCAATTCCTGCTGCCTCCGCTTGCGTTCACAGATTTACTGGGCCGCTTTCAGACGTTGCCACAATTCAAGGTATTTTTGGCGATTGTCGTCTGAAACCGGGCGCTGGAACTGTACGCGTGCTACAACCTTTGGGTCACCCAAAACGCGGTTGTTGAACGCGTCATCTGGAAGCGCCGCCGCAGCCTTGGCGTTGGCTGATGCTGGTGCACCCTCTGCCGCCCATTTGACATAGAATTCTGGTTCAATCATCCAATTGATGAACATATGGGCTGCGTCCTTTTTGGTGGAGGCGGAGGGAATCGATAGGCCGTCGAGCCAACCGATCGCTCCTTCCTGAGGTACCACGAAGGATATCGGAAGTCCGGATGAGATTGATCTGCTCGCCGAACCCGACCAGAAAGTTGCGACCGCAAGATCACCTGCAGCCATAAACTGGTTCCAGTCGTTTTCCGATCCCCAATAGGTTCTGATTTGCGGCATCAGCGCCGAGAGTTTTGCCTCAATCACATCAAGGTCTTTGATGTTGTTAATATCCTGACCGGTGGCAATGGCGGCAAATTGCACGGCTTCTAGTGCATCGTCACGGATTGACACCTTGCCTTTGTAACTCTTGTCCCAGAACACCTCAATAGAGGTTGGGGCTTGATCAAAGACATTGGTATTGACCGCAAAAGAAGTGAGTCCCCACGTCCAAGGCACGCCATGCAGCGATCCACCAGCATTGAGATCTTCATTGCCGGAGAGGTTTTCAGGGACATCCGCCAGATTGGCGATTTTGGAGGTGTCAATCGGGCCGATCAACCCCTCATCCTGTGCCTGTGGGGTGAATGCGGCGTTGATCAATACCACATCATAGGCCCCTTTGTTGGTGCGTAGCTTGGTCAACATCTCTTGTTCAGAGTTGAAATATTCATGTACGACGGTATGGCCGGTACTCTGGGTAAAGGCGTCAACAGCCCATTCAAGGTCGGTCCCATATCCTTGCCAGTTCAAAACCCTGATCTCATCGGCGCTTGCCGTCAGCGATGCGGTTATTGAAGCAAGCAGCGTTGCAAATAAAAGGCTGGTTTTCATTCTATCCTCCTTATTGACTTTGGGTTGGTAGTAGTTCTTCTTCTGCTCTACTTGTTGAGTTTTGCTGTTGTTGCCTGCCAAGTGCCGTGATTACCTCATTTTCAAAAGGTGCAGTGGCAGGCCCCGGTCTTGTTGTGGACAGTGCCGCGGCAACATTTGCGTAATGCGCCGCAGCGACCGGGGTATCGCCCCGGGCAAGCCTTGCGATGAAACAACCAAGATGCGTGTCACCAGCGCCATTTGTATCGACTGGCGTCACAGGAAAAGCAGGAACAGATATACAAATCTCATGGGTTGCAACGATGCAGCCATGTTTTCCATCGCGAACGATTGCCCCTCCATTTTCCGGGGCGTTTCGCGCCAGCTC is a window of Alphaproteobacteria bacterium LSUCC0684 DNA encoding:
- a CDS encoding molybdopterin guanine dinucleotide-containing S/N-oxide reductase; this encodes MSDTKTFLTSAHWGSYRAVTASGQLKSMVPFDQDGDPSPIGQGIVDVIEGASRITKPMVRRSWLDGKRGENTDRRGHDAFVALDWGEAIALAGDELSRVISQYGNSAIYAGSYGWASAGRFHHAQGQIHRFLNAIGGYTRSVNTYSFAAAEVIFPHVLGDFRSYLYQQTSWASIIEHCDLFVAFGGIPLKNAQIGQGGIGEHRQKQWMLKAHENGVEFVNVSPMKSDLLEDVSADWMPVRPNSDVAMMLALCYVLIEEDLHDRRFLDRYTTGFEKVEAYLMGEADGVRKAPQWAAEICDIPAETIRHLARRMAAGRTMISMSWSLSRQAFGEQPLWAGVTLAALLGQIGLPGGGFGFGYAAVQTVGNGIGNYSMTAFPQGRNEVAGFIPVARIADMLLNPGGAFQYNGQDLTYPDIRLVYWAGGNPFHHHQDLNRLRKAWQKPDTIIVHEWCWNALAKHADIVLPCTTTLERQDIAMSPRDNYVISMEKAIEPVGDAADDYEILVRLSRHLNIEDRFTEGRSSDEWQRHLYETSREQMRDDGYDLPGYDEFRKRGWFQIEARDNSTILFEEFRKDPVKTPLNTPSGRIELYSATIEGFGYADCPPHASWLEPEEWIGSKARAFPLHLICNQPKTKLHSQLDHGSISRNAKIKGHEIMVIHPHDAGARGIGDGDIVRVHNHRGACLCGAVLSDSIKPGVILIPTGAWFDPANDEGGELSCKHGNPNVLTPDRGTSRLGQGPAAHSCLVEVECWSGGDVAVTAFEPPEIITSKGSS
- a CDS encoding YtoQ family protein; the encoded protein is MSLQIYLSGEIHTDWREQIIAGCAGMDVRFTSPVTDHAASDDCGVAILGDEPNKFWHDHKGAKINAIRTRKAISDADLVVVRFGEKYKQWNAAFDAGYASALGKSLIVMHGAEHQHALKEVDSAALAVVETPDEIIRILRYVIDGVLS
- a CDS encoding GNAT family N-acetyltransferase; its protein translation is MNALCVIEAASFSSDLLSKQSIRRAIRAKSQWLRVAVSAEDVPIGYVLMHCRNKAASARVYSIAVLDAWQGQGIASSLLRAAISRTRELGRKRLTLEARQQNARLFNLYLRHGFAPRCSLPGYYEDGSDAVQMSLEIPSQRGALPEERVIREATRYLVVVPRRQDLKLLKEPLDKRRSFALLTAQQYLSQSTGQDNMLTVINLCPGDEYLSSGYYVSLIAEARDSKPLPSIDTLSSLGTKRLYEDYLAELNRLLPDAEVLAEHSGQHGGKPVSLEFYFGKTDKAWARRLAKRCYQLFPVPILEVMISREDTGWKIDYVWPLSISAIDDADLFRFIAALNDSIGFSAPTRTSETRSHFDLAILVDPDEALPPSNAPALEKLIKAARRHDMHAELITRSDLKRLDAFDALFIRATTSKDNFTYQFARKASRAGMPVIDDPRSILRCSNKVYLSEALVRAGFSTPSTKLITRSTLKAVAEEIEFPQVLKIPDGSFSRGVVRVKDREEFLDKANQMLKDSFVIIAQEYLPTEFDWRIGVINGEPLFACKYYMARGHWQIYNHMGGNRVVSGGFETVAIEQVPPFILDAAVGTSLVIGNGLYGIDLKEIDRRAIVIEVNDNPNIDAGIEDKIYGRAVYDQIMQIFHARILTSKGFPLSE
- a CDS encoding ABC transporter ATP-binding protein yields the protein MADVSVKNITKAFGPSKALDDVTVNFPDGGFFALLGPSGSGKTTLLRAIAGFIFVDSGSIYIGDESVENMPVEKRGIGMMFQNYALFPNMSVADNIGFGLRVRKVGVAEERRRIADALDLVQLGQFAERKPHQLSGGQQQRVALARAIVTNPRVLLLDEPLSALDKSLRVEMQFELKRIQREIGITTIFVTHDQEEALTLSDRIGILRDGVLIQEGDPREVYNHPSDMFTAAFLGDANILSNISGAGVDIKIPKKSPSGTILAVRPENITISKTEPKADAISKLSATLERRVFAGAIATCIFQCNGNSIKVVARDQDIPTDITEGERLWLSWPAEKTLSVSPS
- a CDS encoding ABC transporter permease, which produces MSSVFLARLGRLWLALILFFLYAPIVVMAFMSFNNSPYYQLPFDFSLKWYEKLAGNQAIIDAATRSVFIAVITTVIATILGTAASIAMFRYEFRGKKFLQAMLFPPIAIPWLITGTAMLIFFFGVGLGRGTLSVIIGHVALALPYVIVVVSARLATFDVTLEEAARSMGADSWTISRRVTLPWISSGVIAGALFAFAVSFDQFVVSYFLSAPGDSTLPVLIYTSIRKGFTPEINAISTIIIIISMAVMLIAARFSNFGGNR
- a CDS encoding ABC transporter permease, with product MTILANQQRFHILGLLSPAYLWLTVAVFLPLSAMLFFSFLSDAPFGDAQWHFTARNYQAFFQTSTYASLLWKSIRLGLMVTIIAICVGFPCSYVLAKTIRGRSREALFLLVILPFWSNSLVRIFSWAIVLRGNGVLELGLNTILPFEIDVNLMFSTPAVIIGLVHSYLPYVILTSYLALQAIDDNVIDAARAMGAGKLTILWRIILPLSLPGLLAGAVLIFVPVVGSFMEPRILGGRVGTYYGTVIEDQFVAVFNWPLGAALSFILLAVVLLFLAVASPILRKAQG
- a CDS encoding PotD/PotF family extracellular solute-binding protein; translation: MKTSLLFATLLASITASLTASADEIRVLNWQGYGTDLEWAVDAFTQSTGHTVVHEYFNSEQEMLTKLRTNKGAYDVVLINAAFTPQAQDEGLIGPIDTSKIANLADVPENLSGNEDLNAGGSLHGVPWTWGLTSFAVNTNVFDQAPTSIEVFWDKSYKGKVSIRDDALEAVQFAAIATGQDINNIKDLDVIEAKLSALMPQIRTYWGSENDWNQFMAAGDLAVATFWSGSASRSISSGLPISFVVPQEGAIGWLDGLSIPSASTKKDAAHMFINWMIEPEFYVKWAAEGAPASANAKAAAALPDDAFNNRVLGDPKVVARVQFQRPVSDDNRQKYLELWQRLKAAQ